One genomic window of Paenibacillus xylanilyticus includes the following:
- the rnpM gene encoding RNase P modulator RnpM has translation MKQKKVPLRKCVACQEMMPKKQLIRIVKTPEDEVLIDLTGKKSGRGAYLCGKESCFKLALKNRSLDRALKGKVSPEIYEQLAADFASVEDDFIAAQERDHDE, from the coding sequence ATGAAACAGAAAAAAGTGCCGCTGCGCAAATGTGTGGCGTGCCAAGAAATGATGCCCAAAAAGCAACTGATCCGTATCGTTAAAACGCCAGAGGATGAAGTGCTGATCGATTTGACTGGCAAAAAGTCCGGACGTGGCGCTTATTTATGCGGCAAGGAATCCTGTTTTAAACTTGCACTCAAAAACCGGTCTTTGGACCGGGCGTTGAAAGGCAAGGTTTCACCTGAAATTTACGAGCAATTGGCTGCTGATTTCGCTTCGGTTGAAGATGATTTCATCGCAGCGCAGGAGCGTGATCATGATGAATAA
- a CDS encoding L7Ae/L30e/S12e/Gadd45 family ribosomal protein, giving the protein MMNNKALSYLGLSMRAGKLVTGEEIVLKAIRSSEAKMVIVAGDASANTQKKFRDKCGTYKVPLVIGFDRDSLGSSIGKETRVVLAVTDRGFAKMISKQVGIMSEVEYIE; this is encoded by the coding sequence ATGATGAATAACAAAGCGTTGTCTTATCTGGGACTCTCCATGCGCGCAGGCAAACTGGTGACAGGTGAAGAAATCGTGCTCAAGGCGATCCGTTCTTCCGAAGCTAAGATGGTTATTGTTGCGGGTGACGCCTCGGCCAATACACAGAAGAAATTTCGCGACAAATGCGGAACCTACAAAGTTCCGCTAGTGATCGGATTTGACCGGGATAGTCTGGGTTCAAGTATCGGTAAAGAAACGCGGGTTGTTCTTGCGGTAACGGACCGTGGGTTTGCAAAAATGATCTCCAAGCAAGTCGGTATAATGTCGGAGGTGGAGTATATTGAGTAA